Proteins from a single region of Chlamydia buteonis:
- the serS gene encoding serine--tRNA ligase: MLDIKLIRKAPEECEARLRKKDPLISLQPILDLDKEVRYLKKETEALQFQRKLLSNQIHKAKAQGEDASSIINSVERISQDLAKLEPLLEQKDSTLQDLLVRLPNYPDEDVPVCPDKTGNQVIKQVGSLPTFSFTPKHHLELNQKLQILDFKLPAKTSGSGWPAYKNQGVCLEWALLTYLLNKQREHGFQLWLPPLLVKHEILFGSGQIPKFDGQYYRVEDGDQSLYLIPTAEVVLNGFHSQEIFSEKDLPIYYAAFTPCFRREAGAAGAHERGLVRVHQFHKVEMFAFTTPDQADQAYDKMLSVVEDILTELKLPYRLSLLSTGDMSFTASKTIDAEVWLPGQQSYYEVSSISQCTDFQSRRSETRYKDNHGKMHFVHTLNGSGLATPRLFVAILENNQQEDGSVIIPEVLRPYLGNQEVLLPQE; the protein is encoded by the coding sequence ATGTTGGATATAAAATTAATACGCAAGGCACCTGAAGAATGTGAAGCCCGTCTTCGTAAGAAAGATCCTCTTATTTCTCTTCAGCCTATTCTTGATTTAGATAAAGAAGTCCGCTACCTTAAAAAAGAAACAGAAGCGTTACAATTTCAACGAAAACTTTTATCAAATCAGATCCATAAAGCCAAAGCCCAAGGAGAGGATGCGTCTTCTATAATTAATAGCGTGGAAAGAATTTCTCAAGACCTAGCCAAGCTTGAACCCTTACTTGAGCAAAAGGACTCGACTTTACAAGACTTACTCGTACGTCTTCCTAACTATCCTGACGAAGATGTCCCTGTATGCCCCGACAAAACGGGGAATCAAGTAATTAAACAAGTAGGTTCATTACCTACATTCTCCTTTACTCCTAAACATCACTTAGAGCTCAACCAAAAATTACAAATTCTAGATTTTAAACTTCCTGCGAAAACTTCGGGGTCAGGCTGGCCTGCATATAAAAACCAAGGAGTCTGTTTAGAATGGGCCTTATTAACCTATTTATTAAATAAGCAAAGAGAACACGGGTTTCAGTTATGGTTACCTCCTCTTCTCGTAAAACATGAAATCCTTTTTGGCTCAGGACAAATTCCTAAATTCGACGGTCAGTATTACCGGGTAGAAGATGGAGATCAATCTCTATATCTTATTCCTACAGCTGAGGTTGTTCTTAATGGCTTCCATTCTCAAGAAATTTTCAGTGAGAAGGATCTCCCCATATACTATGCGGCATTTACACCATGCTTTCGTAGAGAGGCGGGTGCTGCAGGAGCTCACGAACGAGGACTCGTTCGTGTACACCAATTCCATAAAGTGGAGATGTTTGCCTTTACTACCCCAGATCAAGCAGATCAAGCGTATGACAAAATGCTCTCTGTTGTTGAAGATATTCTTACAGAATTAAAACTCCCCTATCGGCTATCTTTACTTTCCACAGGAGACATGTCTTTCACAGCATCAAAAACTATAGATGCTGAGGTTTGGCTACCTGGGCAACAATCTTACTATGAAGTTTCTTCTATTTCACAATGTACTGATTTTCAATCCCGTCGTTCAGAAACGCGTTATAAAGATAACCACGGAAAAATGCATTTTGTCCACACCCTCAATGGCTCCGGTTTAGCAACACCACGTTTATTCGTGGCTATTTTAGAAAATAACCAGCAAGAAGATGGTTCTGTGATTATTCCTGAAGTTTTACGCCCCTACTTAGGGAATCAAGAAGTATTATTGCCACAAGAGTAG
- a CDS encoding VIT1/CCC1 transporter family protein, producing MNTDYAHFKNATPEEHIKMVRDQHRVCLGEPHRTIKGFFYHLASDALSTGIFLFFIRTLAFILPISQLTQAEILFSLGLGWIFYRGCLKAKKAWSYMELSHRFMLQEKEEIENYPEQERLELSVIFKNQGFKSPLLEEMVDYVCSDSTLLLDTMIREELHISMENFPHPLKQGGTRMLGGLIGIILFLPLILCSSYTVAAVLSGILITALSATKAKILGNHMITEVVWVLGIFITSISIVCTCVKFL from the coding sequence ATGAATACCGATTATGCTCACTTCAAAAATGCGACCCCCGAAGAACACATCAAAATGGTTAGAGATCAGCATAGAGTCTGCCTTGGCGAACCTCATAGAACAATAAAAGGTTTTTTCTATCACCTGGCAAGTGACGCTCTATCCACAGGAATCTTTTTATTTTTCATTAGAACGCTGGCTTTCATTCTTCCTATTTCTCAATTGACACAAGCCGAGATTCTATTTTCGTTAGGACTAGGATGGATTTTTTATCGCGGTTGTTTGAAAGCAAAAAAAGCCTGGTCTTACATGGAGCTTTCTCATCGGTTTATGTTACAAGAAAAAGAAGAAATCGAAAACTATCCCGAACAAGAACGCCTAGAGCTAAGTGTTATCTTTAAAAATCAAGGATTTAAGTCGCCTCTCCTTGAAGAAATGGTAGATTATGTTTGCTCGGACTCTACTCTTCTTCTCGATACGATGATTCGCGAAGAGCTTCATATTTCTATGGAGAATTTCCCTCATCCTTTAAAACAGGGAGGGACACGTATGCTAGGAGGCCTTATAGGCATAATTCTCTTCCTACCATTAATTCTCTGTTCTAGTTATACAGTAGCCGCTGTACTATCTGGCATCCTCATCACAGCACTCTCTGCCACTAAAGCAAAAATATTAGGTAATCATATGATTACAGAAGTTGTATGGGTTTTAGGTATTTTTATTACCTCGATAAGTATCGTTTGCACTTGTGTAAAATTTTTATAG
- a CDS encoding cation-translocating P-type ATPase — MFSQLFSSPFSPENLNNFFESGMTEDNSPMLSQKSRLLSRNLSLKSACVSLGMYLCALVFYWFHVIDISNLFVVFTFFLAGTPALIKSLDDIRNKTVNIDILMTSAAFGSIFIGGALEGSLLLVLFAISEALGQMVSGKAKGTLASLKHLAPTIAWVVREDGNLEKLPVSLVEVGNTIRVKSGEIVPLDGEIIHGSSSINLMHLTGEKIPKSCQVGSIVPAGAHNLEGSFDLKVLKTGADSTISHIINLVIQAQKSKPRLQQRLDKYSSVYALTIFSISTSIAVLVPLFTSIPFLGPNSAFYRALAFLIAASPCALIIAIPIAYLSAVNACAKHGVLLKGGVVLDRLASCNSIVMDKTGTLTTGELTCIGCDTFGNEHPDFFPSILALEQSSMHPIAQAIVSYLIKNNVSSRPAEEYCMIPGQGVRGLFEGKEAFVGRVDTALQKIPQDYVQELEERIYTARQRGEICSLAYLQGCYALFYFKDTPRPDAGKIVKELRDEGYAISMLTGDHQISAENTAKLLGISEVFANLSPDDKLEKVRELAKQRHILMVGDGINDAPALAQATVGVAMGEAGSATAIEAADIVLLHDAISLLPWIIRKAKQTRRIVTQNLGLALAIILLVSWPASLGIIPLWLAVILHEGSTIVVGLNALRLLK; from the coding sequence ATGTTTTCACAACTATTCTCTTCTCCATTTTCACCAGAAAATCTAAATAATTTTTTTGAGTCGGGGATGACCGAGGACAATAGTCCGATGTTATCTCAAAAGAGCCGATTACTAAGTCGTAATTTATCTTTAAAATCGGCGTGTGTTTCCTTAGGGATGTATTTATGCGCATTAGTGTTCTATTGGTTTCATGTTATAGATATTTCCAATTTGTTTGTCGTTTTTACATTCTTTCTTGCTGGGACTCCAGCTTTGATAAAATCTTTAGACGATATTCGTAATAAGACTGTAAATATTGACATCTTAATGACATCAGCAGCTTTCGGATCTATTTTCATTGGTGGAGCTTTAGAGGGATCTTTACTTCTTGTTTTATTTGCTATTTCTGAAGCTTTAGGGCAAATGGTATCCGGGAAAGCAAAGGGAACATTAGCATCTTTGAAACACCTAGCTCCTACAATAGCTTGGGTAGTTCGGGAAGACGGAAATTTAGAGAAACTTCCGGTAAGTCTTGTGGAAGTTGGTAATACCATTCGAGTAAAAAGTGGCGAGATCGTTCCTTTAGATGGAGAAATTATTCACGGATCTTCCTCGATCAATCTTATGCATCTTACTGGGGAAAAAATCCCTAAATCTTGTCAGGTCGGCTCTATAGTTCCTGCAGGAGCTCATAATCTCGAGGGAAGTTTTGATCTTAAGGTCTTGAAAACAGGCGCGGACTCAACAATCTCTCATATTATCAATTTAGTTATTCAAGCGCAGAAATCGAAACCACGTTTACAACAACGTCTAGACAAGTATTCTTCGGTTTATGCGTTGACAATTTTTTCTATCTCTACCTCTATAGCTGTTTTAGTCCCTTTATTTACCTCGATTCCTTTTTTAGGGCCTAATAGTGCGTTTTATCGTGCTTTAGCTTTTCTCATAGCAGCATCTCCCTGCGCATTAATTATAGCTATTCCTATTGCCTATCTCAGCGCTGTAAATGCTTGTGCAAAACATGGTGTTCTTCTTAAAGGTGGTGTCGTTTTAGACCGTTTAGCTTCCTGTAATTCTATTGTTATGGATAAAACAGGGACACTCACAACGGGAGAACTTACCTGTATTGGTTGTGATACTTTCGGCAATGAACATCCTGATTTCTTCCCTTCTATTTTAGCTTTAGAACAATCTTCCATGCATCCTATAGCTCAAGCGATTGTTTCTTACCTCATAAAAAATAATGTTTCCTCACGTCCTGCAGAAGAATACTGCATGATTCCAGGACAAGGTGTGCGGGGACTTTTTGAAGGCAAGGAAGCATTCGTAGGGAGGGTGGATACTGCCTTACAAAAAATTCCCCAAGATTACGTTCAAGAATTAGAAGAGCGTATATACACCGCACGACAACGCGGAGAAATATGCTCTCTTGCTTATTTGCAAGGTTGTTATGCTCTCTTTTATTTTAAAGATACCCCACGTCCTGATGCCGGAAAAATTGTCAAGGAGCTTCGAGACGAAGGGTATGCTATTAGCATGTTGACAGGGGACCATCAAATTAGTGCAGAAAATACTGCAAAGCTTTTGGGAATCTCAGAAGTATTTGCAAATTTATCTCCCGATGACAAATTAGAAAAAGTACGTGAACTTGCGAAGCAACGTCATATTCTCATGGTTGGGGATGGGATCAACGACGCTCCTGCTCTTGCACAAGCAACAGTAGGTGTCGCTATGGGAGAAGCAGGAAGTGCGACCGCCATAGAAGCTGCTGATATAGTTCTCCTTCATGATGCGATCTCCCTACTACCATGGATTATAAGGAAAGCCAAGCAAACACGAAGGATCGTTACCCAAAACTTGGGGTTAGCCCTTGCTATTATTCTTCTTGTTTCTTGGCCAGCATCTTTGGGGATCATTCCCTTATGGTTAGCAGTGATCCTCCATGAGGGGAGCACCATTGTTGTAGGGCTCAATGCTTTGCGCTTGCTGAAATAG
- a CDS encoding FtsW/RodA/SpoVE family cell cycle protein, whose product MRNTRYFSYVNSWVFVVIILLMMISVVVISSMDPSTILETSSKGLLTNKSIMQIRHFALGWVAFSLCMYLDYHKLRNWAWCLYILMLLSLIGLFFVPAVQNVHRWYKIPLIGLSVQPSEYAKLIVVIMLSYTLDIRKSVISSKTTALLACMIVGIPFVLILKEPDLGTALVLCPVALAIFYLGNIHPLFVKICTIIAGTGMLCSLLIFSGMISHEKVKPYALKVIKEYQYERLSPSNHHQRASLISIGLGGVKGRGWKSGEFAGRGWLPYGYTDSVFSALGEEFGLIGLFFALWMFYCLICFGCRTVAVAVDGFGRLLAAGITVHISMHVLINISMMCGLMPITGVPLVLVSYGGSSVISTMASLGILQSIYSRRFSKY is encoded by the coding sequence ATGAGAAACACTAGGTATTTCAGCTATGTCAATTCTTGGGTGTTTGTTGTCATTATTTTATTAATGATGATAAGTGTGGTAGTGATTTCTTCTATGGATCCATCTACGATACTTGAGACCTCGTCAAAAGGATTGCTAACAAATAAAAGTATCATGCAGATACGCCATTTTGCTTTAGGATGGGTAGCCTTTTCCTTATGCATGTACCTTGATTACCATAAACTGAGAAATTGGGCATGGTGCCTCTATATTCTTATGCTTTTGAGCCTGATAGGTTTATTTTTTGTTCCTGCGGTACAAAATGTCCACAGATGGTACAAAATCCCTTTGATTGGTTTAAGTGTTCAACCTTCTGAATATGCTAAGCTGATTGTTGTAATCATGCTTAGCTACACATTAGATATACGTAAATCTGTCATTTCTTCGAAGACGACAGCTTTACTAGCTTGTATGATTGTGGGAATCCCTTTTGTCCTGATTTTGAAGGAGCCAGATTTAGGAACAGCTTTAGTTTTATGCCCCGTTGCTTTGGCAATTTTTTATCTAGGAAATATCCATCCCTTATTTGTAAAAATTTGCACTATCATTGCTGGCACGGGTATGCTTTGTTCCTTGTTGATTTTCTCAGGGATGATTTCTCATGAAAAGGTAAAACCTTATGCACTAAAGGTTATCAAGGAATACCAATATGAAAGATTAAGCCCTTCGAACCACCATCAACGTGCATCTTTAATTTCTATTGGACTAGGAGGTGTTAAGGGACGCGGATGGAAATCTGGAGAATTTGCTGGGAGGGGATGGTTGCCTTATGGATATACAGATTCAGTGTTTTCTGCTTTAGGAGAGGAGTTCGGTTTGATAGGCCTTTTCTTTGCCCTATGGATGTTTTATTGTTTGATTTGTTTCGGTTGCCGAACGGTTGCTGTTGCTGTTGATGGTTTTGGTAGATTATTAGCAGCGGGGATTACTGTACATATTTCTATGCACGTTTTAATTAATATTAGCATGATGTGTGGGTTAATGCCCATTACTGGAGTACCTCTCGTTTTAGTTTCCTATGGAGGATCTTCAGTAATTTCGACTATGGCTTCATTGGGTATTTTACAGAGTATCTATAGCCGTAGATTCTCAAAATACTAA
- a CDS encoding biotin--[acetyl-CoA-carboxylase] ligase → MKVIYYEIAETPSTNATAKQLMHVWNPFALTVVSTQKQTDGKGKFNKSWVSSNKDLALSLCFFITELDIDVSLLFRLGTEAVLELIQDLGITNGTIKWPNDVLVNGEKLCGVLSETLPSQGYLGIVLGIGINGNSSKEDLASIEQPATSLSILLKHTIDLKEIRNKLVEHVQKCILQRFPKILAREMNRGQI, encoded by the coding sequence ATGAAAGTTATTTATTATGAAATTGCAGAAACTCCATCTACAAATGCAACAGCAAAACAATTAATGCATGTGTGGAATCCTTTTGCTCTTACTGTTGTTTCCACCCAAAAACAAACCGATGGAAAGGGGAAATTTAATAAGTCCTGGGTATCTTCTAATAAAGACCTCGCACTATCATTGTGCTTTTTCATTACTGAACTAGATATTGATGTTAGCTTATTATTCCGTTTAGGGACAGAAGCGGTGCTTGAATTAATTCAGGATTTAGGCATCACAAACGGAACCATAAAATGGCCTAATGATGTTTTGGTAAATGGTGAAAAGCTCTGTGGTGTTCTTAGCGAAACTCTACCGTCCCAAGGTTACTTGGGCATTGTTTTAGGGATAGGGATCAATGGTAATAGTTCCAAGGAAGACCTAGCCTCTATAGAGCAACCAGCCACCTCTCTCTCTATACTTCTAAAACATACTATAGACCTTAAAGAGATCCGTAATAAGCTTGTCGAACATGTTCAGAAGTGTATCTTGCAAAGATTCCCAAAAATCCTAGCGAGAGAAATGAATCGTGGGCAAATCTAA
- a CDS encoding pseudouridine synthase, with the protein MGKVRLNKFLASSGVASRRKCDEIIFSGHVTVNGRVAPGPFLLVDEETDTVKVDGRRVGMTKKVYFMVHKPLGYLCSSERKFPGDKLVIDLFAHLPYRVFTVGRLDKETTGLILVTNDGEFSNKIIHPSFGITKEYLLKVSRDVTAKNLEDLMEGTVIDGKRVRPVSVEKIRRGTLKIIVNEGKKHEIRLFAEAAGLPILELSRIRIGSFVLGGLRYGEYRELTDAEILTYM; encoded by the coding sequence ATGGGAAAGGTTCGTCTTAATAAGTTTTTAGCTTCTTCAGGTGTTGCATCGCGGAGAAAGTGCGATGAGATCATCTTTTCAGGACACGTAACTGTAAATGGTCGGGTAGCACCAGGCCCTTTTTTATTAGTGGATGAAGAGACGGATACTGTGAAGGTCGATGGTCGTCGAGTAGGCATGACCAAGAAGGTATATTTTATGGTACATAAGCCCCTGGGATATTTGTGTTCTTCAGAGAGAAAGTTCCCAGGTGATAAGTTAGTTATCGATTTATTTGCCCACCTCCCCTATCGAGTATTTACTGTTGGTAGGTTAGATAAGGAGACTACGGGGTTGATTTTAGTAACGAATGATGGAGAATTTTCTAATAAGATAATTCACCCTTCTTTTGGCATTACAAAAGAGTATTTGCTTAAAGTAAGTCGTGATGTTACTGCAAAAAATCTTGAGGATCTTATGGAAGGTACGGTTATAGATGGCAAGAGAGTCAGGCCTGTTTCTGTAGAGAAAATTCGTCGAGGGACCCTCAAGATTATCGTAAACGAAGGGAAAAAACACGAAATCCGTTTATTTGCTGAGGCTGCGGGGTTGCCTATTTTAGAGCTTTCTCGTATTCGTATCGGGAGTTTCGTTCTCGGAGGTCTGCGTTACGGGGAATATCGCGAGCTTACCGATGCTGAGATTCTTACCTACATGTAG
- a CDS encoding 2,3-bisphosphoglycerate-dependent phosphoglycerate mutase, whose protein sequence is MAFLILLRHGKSVWNEKNLFTGWVDIPLSQKGIDEAMFAGETIKNLPIDYIFTSSLVRSLMTALLAMTHHNSKKIPYIVHDDPQQKHMSKIYSDEANYMIPLYRSSALNERMYGELQGKNKKETAEQFGEEQVKLWRRSYKTAPPKGESLYDTGQRTIPYFQKTIFPLLRNSKNVFVSAHGNSLRSLIMDIEKLSEEEVLSLELPTGKPIVYLWTGHTFERHPEPFG, encoded by the coding sequence ATGGCCTTTCTTATCTTATTACGACACGGGAAATCCGTCTGGAATGAAAAAAACCTTTTTACAGGATGGGTGGATATTCCCCTAAGTCAAAAAGGTATTGACGAAGCAATGTTTGCAGGCGAGACAATCAAAAACCTTCCCATAGATTACATCTTTACCTCCTCTCTTGTGAGAAGTTTAATGACAGCATTGCTTGCTATGACACATCACAATTCTAAAAAAATCCCTTACATTGTTCATGATGATCCTCAACAAAAGCACATGAGTAAGATCTATAGTGATGAAGCAAACTACATGATCCCACTTTACCGTTCTAGCGCACTAAATGAAAGAATGTACGGGGAACTCCAAGGAAAAAATAAAAAAGAAACCGCTGAGCAATTTGGGGAGGAACAGGTAAAATTGTGGAGACGTAGTTATAAGACTGCCCCTCCTAAAGGCGAAAGTCTTTATGATACTGGGCAACGGACCATCCCCTATTTTCAGAAAACTATTTTTCCCTTGTTGCGGAATTCAAAAAATGTATTTGTGTCTGCACATGGAAATTCCTTACGTTCACTAATTATGGATATAGAAAAATTAAGTGAAGAAGAGGTACTCTCTTTAGAGTTGCCCACAGGAAAACCCATAGTGTATTTATGGACCGGTCACACATTCGAACGACACCCAGAACCATTTGGTTAA
- a CDS encoding aminotransferase class V-fold PLP-dependent enzyme, which produces MDRSHIRTTPRTIWLNNQQAIPPSVSVRESFETYADPFSLIPSSAIKLLNETEESVRKLVGCSKETHTFHFLPHFPHAVMIIVAALLENLTFFQGRNHLLISSHEQQYHVDAICRRQGLGTTYDWVTINSSGRLSPEQLTEALTPRTLLFSLSAANGITGLIEPIETLQPLCQDRGVVLHLDLSDILGRAPVTPEMLNSDILTFSSLALGGIGNIGGMFIKKSLSKFFDLWLPSNSPGTLCLGTVAAMKTACQERVSSLSSLILRSINLRSKLTKELQAACPDVQFLFPELENKLPNVMLAALGDVPAESLAFFLHQQGIYPGLGYERFQPISQILQNCGVSPFLCHSALHFSFTERTKDEQFTILGHVIQEGIAHLKSAIASSI; this is translated from the coding sequence ATGGACCGGTCACACATTCGAACGACACCCAGAACCATTTGGTTAAACAACCAACAAGCGATTCCTCCTTCTGTTTCAGTAAGGGAGAGCTTTGAAACCTATGCTGATCCCTTTTCTTTGATACCCTCTTCAGCAATAAAGCTCCTTAATGAAACTGAAGAGTCTGTCCGCAAGCTTGTTGGTTGTTCTAAAGAAACTCATACGTTTCATTTCCTTCCACATTTTCCCCATGCTGTTATGATTATTGTAGCGGCATTATTAGAAAATCTGACTTTCTTCCAGGGAAGGAATCACCTTCTGATCTCTTCTCATGAACAGCAATATCATGTCGACGCGATTTGCCGCCGCCAGGGTTTGGGAACTACTTATGATTGGGTAACGATCAACTCTTCGGGAAGACTCTCTCCAGAACAACTTACAGAAGCATTAACACCGCGCACATTATTATTTTCATTATCTGCAGCTAATGGCATAACAGGGTTGATCGAACCTATAGAGACATTACAACCCTTATGTCAGGATCGGGGTGTTGTCTTGCACTTAGATCTCTCTGATATTTTAGGACGTGCACCCGTAACTCCAGAAATGCTTAATTCCGATATCCTAACATTTTCTTCTCTAGCTTTAGGAGGCATTGGAAACATCGGAGGAATGTTCATTAAAAAATCCCTGAGTAAGTTTTTCGATTTATGGTTACCTTCTAACTCTCCAGGAACTTTGTGTTTAGGCACTGTAGCAGCTATGAAAACTGCTTGTCAAGAACGCGTGTCTTCTTTGTCCTCACTCATCTTACGATCGATAAATCTAAGAAGCAAACTGACAAAAGAACTTCAAGCAGCTTGTCCTGACGTGCAATTTCTTTTCCCAGAGTTAGAAAATAAACTTCCAAACGTAATGCTTGCCGCTCTAGGAGATGTCCCTGCAGAGAGTTTAGCTTTCTTCCTGCACCAACAAGGAATCTATCCAGGGCTTGGTTACGAACGCTTTCAACCTATATCTCAAATCTTACAAAATTGTGGTGTATCCCCTTTCCTCTGTCATAGTGCCCTACATTTTTCTTTTACAGAGAGAACGAAAGATGAACAGTTTACTATCTTAGGACACGTTATCCAAGAGGGTATTGCCCACCTAAAATCTGCAATTGCGAGCTCCATATGA
- a CDS encoding NifU family protein, producing the protein MTIPFQPVAYWANVSPKVMKKFHKFYCGGTFSAEDAESKGAHLIIGSQGHRLTGNYVIFYWLIDKVNGKIIDAKFQYFGHPFLLVLAETTCNLVIGKTYAQAYNLTVNSIETELRSHPNKPALPENSSSLYHCIIDAVDIAAEQCMEIPLEDGSLPLKESFLPSEIEDANPYTKEAWEALSIESRLHALRTITEDKISPYVALDGGSVLIEKLEDNVVTIAYAGNCSGCFSAIGSTLNSIGQLLRAYVYSELQIKVNEASLDFSMSQYSDETN; encoded by the coding sequence ATGACAATTCCATTTCAACCTGTCGCCTATTGGGCAAATGTATCTCCAAAAGTTATGAAGAAGTTTCATAAGTTTTACTGTGGGGGAACATTTTCAGCTGAAGATGCGGAAAGTAAAGGAGCCCATCTGATTATCGGCAGTCAAGGTCATCGTCTCACAGGGAATTACGTAATATTCTATTGGTTAATAGATAAGGTAAATGGAAAAATTATTGACGCTAAATTTCAATACTTTGGCCACCCCTTTTTACTTGTCCTTGCCGAAACTACTTGTAATTTAGTTATTGGCAAAACTTATGCACAAGCTTATAACCTTACTGTTAACTCTATCGAAACCGAACTACGCTCTCATCCTAACAAACCTGCCCTCCCAGAAAACAGTTCTTCTCTTTACCACTGCATCATCGATGCTGTAGATATCGCTGCAGAACAATGCATGGAAATTCCTCTTGAGGATGGTTCTCTTCCTCTCAAAGAATCTTTCTTACCTTCAGAGATTGAAGACGCTAATCCTTATACTAAAGAAGCATGGGAAGCCCTGTCCATAGAATCGCGACTACATGCTCTACGTACAATCACCGAAGACAAAATCTCTCCCTACGTAGCTCTTGATGGTGGTAGTGTACTCATTGAAAAACTTGAAGACAATGTCGTAACAATTGCCTATGCAGGAAATTGTTCTGGATGTTTTTCTGCTATAGGATCTACATTGAATTCTATAGGCCAACTTTTACGTGCCTACGTTTATTCTGAATTGCAAATTAAAGTAAATGAGGCCTCTTTAGATTTTTCTATGTCTCAATACTCCGACGAAACTAATTAA
- a CDS encoding type III secretion system protein — protein sequence MFFQFLKKKVASLGISPLGFLLVFSALGCAIFFGNNSFNSPDFRPAPEKKTSGWLKLSQVANPKLLESLAKKEQLEKDLTMFQPVAHATVALSLPGEDDPHVVPQVSVILSSHKNEMFSLSLLQSITDYLSSSLPGLTKDHITLSDNLGNTYSPGEFSTNSLLLFACEQYLGKIFPKEHFALACLANNTPGIQLTINEKYLAKFPKEKRETFLLHAEEHLKKICGPTQPIVIEKFPFSQTIKKDRLSYKLLVGGMILLASLGIIALASFYLAFYAYERIPSESKKIKQGINIIKLVEILQKESPEKIRLILSYLDPKKADEIFKHLPEDIKHQVLKL from the coding sequence GTGTTTTTCCAATTTCTGAAAAAGAAAGTTGCTTCATTAGGCATCTCTCCCTTAGGCTTTTTACTTGTTTTTTCAGCTTTAGGGTGTGCGATCTTTTTTGGGAATAACTCTTTTAACTCTCCTGATTTTCGCCCAGCACCTGAAAAAAAAACTTCGGGGTGGCTTAAGCTTAGCCAAGTAGCAAATCCAAAATTGTTAGAGTCCTTAGCAAAAAAAGAACAGCTAGAAAAAGACCTCACTATGTTTCAACCAGTAGCTCATGCTACTGTTGCTTTATCTCTTCCTGGGGAAGACGATCCACATGTTGTGCCTCAAGTATCGGTGATTCTCTCCTCTCATAAAAATGAAATGTTTTCATTATCTCTATTACAATCCATTACTGACTACTTATCCAGTAGCCTGCCTGGATTAACTAAAGATCACATTACCTTATCGGATAATCTAGGAAACACGTACTCTCCAGGGGAGTTCTCTACAAATTCTCTGTTGCTATTTGCATGCGAGCAATATTTAGGGAAAATTTTTCCTAAAGAACACTTTGCTCTAGCTTGCCTGGCGAACAACACTCCTGGAATCCAGTTAACAATTAATGAGAAATACCTAGCAAAGTTTCCAAAAGAAAAAAGAGAAACATTTTTGCTTCATGCGGAAGAACACCTCAAGAAAATCTGTGGACCTACCCAACCTATTGTTATTGAGAAATTCCCTTTCTCACAAACCATAAAGAAGGATCGCCTTTCATATAAGCTCCTCGTTGGAGGAATGATTTTACTTGCTAGTTTAGGGATCATTGCTTTGGCAAGCTTCTATCTTGCTTTCTATGCTTATGAACGTATTCCCTCGGAATCGAAAAAAATAAAACAAGGCATAAATATTATAAAGCTGGTAGAGATACTACAAAAAGAGTCTCCTGAAAAAATCAGGTTAATTCTCTCGTATTTGGATCCTAAAAAAGCCGACGAGATCTTCAAACATTTGCCTGAAGATATAAAACACCAAGTACTGAAATTATAA
- a CDS encoding flagellar biosynthesis protein — MSQSPGSLSDTEDSPEKTTDWDAGFSQGFSEGEASGYDKAFQELLSLIQIFRKLSIRMLSEIERIPQQLKPDLLELAILTCEKFLYKKLDNVEELALLISSALQQHTSLRSLSPVKIFLHPEDHKKLNDWIATHEIPMIKHAEFLPDISCKKSSYKMEVPSGILRQEIGEELDHLLSVLTV, encoded by the coding sequence ATGTCTCAATCCCCTGGTTCGCTTTCAGATACTGAAGATTCCCCAGAAAAAACTACAGACTGGGACGCAGGATTCTCCCAAGGTTTTTCAGAAGGAGAAGCCTCGGGATATGATAAGGCATTTCAAGAACTATTATCTCTAATTCAGATATTCCGAAAACTATCGATCCGTATGCTCTCTGAAATAGAGAGAATCCCTCAACAACTAAAACCTGACCTTTTAGAACTCGCTATCCTTACCTGCGAAAAATTCCTCTATAAAAAATTAGATAATGTTGAAGAGCTTGCCCTGTTGATTTCCTCAGCTCTACAACAACATACCTCCTTGCGATCTTTATCACCGGTAAAGATTTTCCTTCATCCTGAAGACCATAAGAAACTAAATGATTGGATAGCAACGCATGAAATCCCCATGATTAAACATGCGGAGTTTCTCCCCGACATCTCTTGCAAAAAATCCAGCTATAAAATGGAGGTTCCCTCAGGAATTCTAAGACAAGAAATTGGAGAAGAACTAGATCATTTGCTTTCTGTTTTAACAGTATGA